The Oryzias melastigma strain HK-1 unplaced genomic scaffold, ASM292280v2 sc01008, whole genome shotgun sequence sequence CGATGGTGTGAAGCTGATAGGTGTGATTCTCAAATTTAGTCCTAGGAGTTGTATCATACTGTTAAATATAGAGGTTCTGATTATCAAGGTGTTAAAAGTCCAAGTGCACTCAATTAATCTTTGACAGCTGTGAACATGCCAGCAGGTTTTGGGCCGCCGTGCTGTGCGACAATCACGTGAATTGAAGACGACACTCAGGGATTAACATTGAAGAAATCCACAATTTGTTTGTTCCTATGTCAGTTCTCTCAATTTCATgtgtaaaagtttaaatttgtagattaaaattcttaaattggaaaaaaaataatcacattttttttttactttaaaacaaaaaatagcacattgtgtttaataaaatataaaaaaagtcaaaaatgtataaaaaaaattgtaacacCGCATTTGAATGATAAAACTAAATGTGTATTGTGTTAATATTCATGTTTACTGAATGACATACCTGAGGTACTACGATCGCCAGCAGCAATCCTCCAATAATTAAGTAGTTTTCTTCTACCCACAACAGGAACCCATCAGTGCAGCCTGTCTGGTAGATGGTAGTCCCAGGGCCCTGCAACAAAGTAGTGTTTAATACAAGCAGCacaaagaaatgaatgaaaagacACAGAACAGTTTGCTTTCACAAAAACGAAGGTTATTCCATTTATTGAATTCAGTCTGACTGAGCCCTTACCTGTGCTTCCAAAGCTTTGGAGCCACACAAGGTGTTCGGCACTTCATTGGGCTAAGAGGAGGAACGAGGACAGAACAGGACAGTGTTTTAACGAAAACAGAGACAAGAGTTTGTGGAAGATCATCTTCAGAAGTACGACTAGAGGTAGactaaacatgaaaaacaaaccatAGGTGCTTAAACTATTAACATTATAAAGACTAATGCGACAGTTCATGAAGCCATtttatagaaaaagaaaaaaaacccgaCAATCTATATACAGGTAATTGTGTGGTTTtaatacttatttttctatgaagatttgaACATTGAGAGGGTTAAAACAGGAGAGAAAATAGCTCAAATGTTAACGTCTGTCAGAGAAAAGAGTATTGAGTGTGTATTGAatggttttacagccttaaaacatataaaattgtaaaaaattaagtcaaataCTTTGCAGATGACCTATTGCTggatatttttagaacataacaCACAGTAAACGACCACTGCGCTAAAAAGCTACGAACTAGATTCAAACAAGAAATTCTCAAAGATTATTAGGACTGATCTCTGGTCTTTTTGTGTACAtataatcaaagaaaaatattttaatcatgTAAAAGCCACTCAACAAACAACACAAcagctatgtccgaattcccaccctaatcccctACTTGTTACAaaatttgctaatttgttaaatttgctaatgtagtgagcatcaatcaACACTAGTTTTATGCAAGGACTTCGGGGAAGTTTcaagtgcactcgattttggaattgtagatttggatagcactacaaaatgaagaacgcactatatagtggaCCTTATAGTGAGtaaggaaggaattcagacacagctaaCTTCTTGACCTTTAGTTGCCCCTAGATAGATTTAAGTAGTtgtgagtttttgtgtttttaaatcctaaaatattattagaatttctaaaaatacttcaaCAAATGTATTGCTGCGATGGTAACACTTACCTTAGAGGTGGCACAGCAGGTGTACGGGACTCCACAGGCGAGCGGTCCGGGTGCAGAACAGTTGTGGTACATATTGACTTCCCAGTCCTTATAATCTGCTCCCCCACAACACTTAAACTGTGAAGCAGAAATTAAAGCACGGTTTAAGAAAACAGCTCAAAAGGGACATGGTAGCATGAATCAGTATCAACAAGGGGTgtagcaaaaaatgtatttgaagataaattacaatatttaatttggtgatatttgtatcaatttaaaaaaagtgaaacattgttCACTCTTGGGATAtaatcgtgatatatatcgcatcatgagacatgtatcgcaGTACGTATTGTATCGGCAGATTCTTGACACTATACACCCCTAGTAACAACAcagtaaacattgtttttgctgTGCTAGGAACAAGTCAGGAGGAtttttaaatcagacaaaaatcaacaaaaacatggtGTGTGattgcttgtgtgtgtgtttcattcTCTATTTTGGGCTTCTCTTAATCCACTGCTCATGTGGTTCATTTGttcatacaaaaatatgaaaaaaactataagaAATCTAATCAAACTGTTTATGACAAAGTGTGCTTCTACTGTCCAATCCTTCCACTGGGAGGCTTTTGTTCCACACTCAGTcagcatttaaaagaaaaaaaaaaaaaaaaaacgtttcctCCAAAATCATTAAACCTTGAAGTCGTGAACAATAAATTGAGGCTGAGAAACTTTATGGTTCCAAACCAACAAAACAATGACACCAAAGGatcgtttttgtctttttcatcaTTAGCTGCAATCCCTCAGGTAAAGAAAAACACCATCACTTAAGGGAAGACTTAATGAGCTCGGTTAAAACAAGTAATGAAAGACAATTATCTCTATAAAGAAGCTttgatttgtctttgaaaaaaacggttggctttgtttttaactaaccttttctcaaataaatgctcaataaaaagaataagttttgttttgttctttattttgctGCTCTGTTTCCGTCAGTCAAACAGTGTTTAAGgatttgcaacatttttgttaagtacgttaattttaaaatgtgcctTTTTAGGGGGGAAATTTAAGCATTACTGTCAAAAAAATATAGAAGTGAGAAACTTGTGCAAATCAATCACTATTTATATCAAAGCACTGATCATTCCATATAAATATGATCTATGACAGAACACTAGAATACGTACTCCTACATTTGGATCTATAAATCTGCATCAGAATGCCAAAGTGTTACAGAACGTCCTCAATTCCACAGCATTGGCTCAGCTTGATTGTTACTTTTTgagataaatattttattgaggGAGAATGTGAGGAAGAAAGAGTGGATGAGGCAGGAGATAAAGACTTATgaggaataaatgaataaatatgagGCGGCTCTTCACCACGCAGTGTAATCAGTATGCTGATAAGACGCCTGTCTGCCAAGATGTTGTTCCCGCTTCCTTTCGTGTCAAGTCTGCAGAGCTTTTACCTCCCCAACCCAACAGCAATGGGTCagaggtaaaagaaaaagaacgtTAAAGCAGCAAAACCGATATAGTTTTGACAGAAACcacaaagatgaaaaacaagaaagaccTGAGTCGACGTTTCATGTTGGTGTTTTAGATATTTAAGCTTCTTCAGAGCTGAGGAAACTGCAAATAGCAACATTTGGAATTGTTTGGATTTGTATTCAAAGCATTTGAAACTGTTAATTCTGTTTTCTGTAACCAAGATAATGTAAAGGGCTGCTAAAGTCGCAAAGACTAATTTTATCTTTTAGCAATTTTCCTTCTTTGCTCCAATCTTCTTAACTGATTGacaatattctttaaaaataaaatactcagaaatatacattaaaatcatTGGCTATAAGGAAATAATTTCTGAGCTAATTGACTTGAGTTCCTGCTAACAACAGGTTATCAGTCAGTCAAATTGACTGTGTGGGCAACTGGCTCTGCTAAAGCGTGGGCATCCTTTCTTCTCAGCATTCATTACACCTGACAGAGTGACGACAGATCGGAGAGTAAACGCATGTTGCCACAAAATTAAGAGGAAGTTAtataagtatataaaaaaacaattatttacgTATTTGTTTGCTGCAGGTTTTAACAAACATGACAGAACCAGATTTAAGTTGCACAGATTTACAGTAGATATCTGAGTCAAAAATGACATGATGTGATCGTCTTCCTGTGAAGGTTTGTGACTGACCGAGTATTAGCAACAAAACACAGTTCTTGTCCATCAGTGCAGCAGAGGATCTACAGCAACACACTCTGGCTAATCCCTTTCAGCCGTTGACTGAAAGCCTCTCGCTGTTACAATCACCTGCTGCCTGATGGATGGACGGTTGAGtagaacaaacaaacagataaatcaGGACTTCTGAGGCTCAGATGAAAGCACGGTTCAATAACAGACTAACAAAGTGTCTCACTTACTCTTCAGAGATGATTACACCTCATtaacaacacatttaaacagAACTAGCAAAAATCTTATAGATCTTAtcagtaaaacagaaaacagatcaTTAaacaaattagatttatttgttaaattatagCTGATGTTACTGGATTAATGGAAATATGCTGTGAAAATGTTACCAGTCACTCAAAACTAGAATTTGGTTGCATACCAGTGGTATAAATATGTGGTAGAAGCACCAAATTCGGCATGGAAGTACCTTAGGATCCCCTCTTTTAGAAAAGTACTTTTGCcacaagaaaaatccaaattagcggCCATTTGtaaaaatggcggccatttgtaaagatggtaCATGTATATGTATACGCAATTGTGacaaaattcaatatttaaac is a genomic window containing:
- the LOC112140140 gene encoding tetraspanin-15, producing MQNYYDDLDFKNIMDYVQKKFKCCGGADYKDWEVNMYHNCSAPGPLACGVPYTCCATSKPNEVPNTLCGSKALEAQGPGTTIYQTGCTDGFLLWVEENYLIIGGLLLAIVVPQVFGIVCTYFYVSQIEQMEENALTSGKKPPRMFKMFMPQ